A section of the Papio anubis isolate 15944 chromosome 4, Panubis1.0, whole genome shotgun sequence genome encodes:
- the NSUN5 gene encoding probable 28S rRNA (cytosine-C(5))-methyltransferase isoform X1 gives MGLYAVAAGVLAGVENRQGSIKGLVYSSNFQNVKQLYALVCETQRYSAVLDAVIASAGLLRAEKKLRPHLAKVLVYELLLGKGFRGGGGRWKALLGRHQARLKAELARLKVHRGVSRNEDLLEVGSRPGPVSQLPRFVRVNTLKTCSDDVVDYFKRQGFSYQGRASSLDDLRALKGKHFLLDPLMPELLVFPAQTDLHEHPLYRAGHLILQDRASCLPAMLLNPPPGSHVIDACAAPGNKTSHLAALLKNQGKIFAFDLDAKRLASMATLLARAGISCCELAEEDFLAVSPSDPRYREVHYILLDPSCSGSGMPSRQLEEPGAGTPSPARLHALAGFQQRALCHALTFPSLKRLVYSTCSLCQEENEDVVRDALQQNPGAFRLAPALPAWPHRGLSTFPGAEHCLRASPETTLSGGFFIAVIERVEAPSLTGQSISTRVHTQPSPKEKEETAKSRSRCLHATLHIAAASG, from the exons ATGGGGCTGTACGCTGTCGCGGCAGGCGTGCTGGCAGGCGTGGAGAACCGCCAGGGCTCCATCAAGGGGCTAGTGTACTCCAGCAACTTCCAG AACGTGAAGCAGCTGTACGCGCTGGTGTGCGAAACGCAGCGCTACTCCGCCGTGCTGGATGCCGTAATCGCCAGCGCCGGCCTCCTCCGTGCGGAGAAGAAGCTGCGGCCGCACCTGGCCAAG GTGCTAGTGTATGAGTTGTTGTTGGGAAAGGGCTTTCGAGGTGGTGGGGGCCGATGGAAGGCTCTATTGGGCCGGCACCAGGCGAGGCTTAAGGCTGAGTTGGCTCGGCTTAAGGTTCATCGGGGTGTGAGCCGGAATGAGGACCTGTTGGAAGTGGGATCCAGGCCTGGTCCAG TCTCCCAGCTGCCTCGATTTGTGCGTGTGAATACTCTCAAGACCTGCTCCGATGATGTAGTTGATTATTtcaagagacaaggtttctcctaTCAGGGTCGGGCTTCCAG CCTCGACGACTTACGAGCTCTCAAGGGGAAGCATTTTCTCCTGGACCCCTTGATGCCGGAGCTGCTGGTATTTCCCGCCCAGACAGATCTGCATGAACACCCACTGTACCGGGCCGGACACCTCATTCTGCAGGACAGG GCAAGCTGTCTCCCAGCCATGCTGCTGAACCCTCCGCCAGGCTCCCATGTCATTGATGCCTGTGCCGCCCCAGGCAATAAGACCAGTCACTTGGCTGCTCTTCTGAAGAACCAAGG GAAGATCTTTGCCTTTGACCTGGATGCCAAGCGGCTGGCATCAATGGCCACGCTGCTGGCCCGGGCTGGCATCTCCTGCTGTGAGCTGGCTGAGGAGGACTTCCTGGCGGTCTCCCCCTCAGACCCACGCTACCGTGAGGTCCACTATATCCTGCTGGATCCTTCCTGCAGTGGCTCAG GTATGCCGAGCAGACAGCTGGAGGAGCCCGGGGCAGGCACACCTAGCCCGGCGCGTCTGCATGCCCTGGCGGGGTTCCAGCAGCGAGCCCTGTGCCACGCGCTCACTTTCCCTTCCCTGAAGCGGCTCGTCTACTCCACGTGCTCCCTCTGCCAGGAGGAGAATGAAGACGTGGTGCGAGATGCGCTGCAGCAGAACCCTGGTGCCTTCAG GCTAGctcctgccctgcctgcctggcCCCACCGAGGCCTGAGCACATTCCCTGGTGCCGAGCACTGCCTCCGGGCCTCCCCTGAGACCACGCTCAGCGGTGGCTTCTTCATAGCCGTAATTGAACGGGTCGAGGCACCGAG CCTCACAGGCCAAAGCATCAGCACCAGAGTGcacacccagcccagccccaaagagaaagaagagacagcAAAAAGCCGGAGCCGGTGCTTGCACGCCACCTTGCACATAGCAGCGGCTTCGGGCTGA
- the NSUN5 gene encoding probable 28S rRNA (cytosine-C(5))-methyltransferase isoform X2 — MGLYAVAAGVLAGVENRQGSIKGLVYSSNFQNVKQLYALVCETQRYSAVLDAVIASAGLLRAEKKLRPHLAKVLVYELLLGKGFRGGGGRWKALLGRHQARLKAELARLKVHRGVSRNEDLLEVGSRPGPVSQLPRFVRVNTLKTCSDDVVDYFKRQGFSYQGRASSLDDLRALKGKHFLLDPLMPELLVFPAQTDLHEHPLYRAGHLILQDRASCLPAMLLNPPPGSHVIDACAAPGNKTSHLAALLKNQGKIFAFDLDAKRLASMATLLARAGISCCELAEEDFLAVSPSDPRYREVHYILLDPSCSGSGMPSRQLEEPGAGTPSPARLHALAGFQQRALCHALTFPSLKRLVYSTCSLCQEENEDVVRDALQQNPGAFRLAPALPAWPHRGLSTFPGAEHCLRASPETTLSGGFFIAVIERVEAPSSASQAKASAPECTPSPAPKRKKRQQKAGAGACTPPCT; from the exons ATGGGGCTGTACGCTGTCGCGGCAGGCGTGCTGGCAGGCGTGGAGAACCGCCAGGGCTCCATCAAGGGGCTAGTGTACTCCAGCAACTTCCAG AACGTGAAGCAGCTGTACGCGCTGGTGTGCGAAACGCAGCGCTACTCCGCCGTGCTGGATGCCGTAATCGCCAGCGCCGGCCTCCTCCGTGCGGAGAAGAAGCTGCGGCCGCACCTGGCCAAG GTGCTAGTGTATGAGTTGTTGTTGGGAAAGGGCTTTCGAGGTGGTGGGGGCCGATGGAAGGCTCTATTGGGCCGGCACCAGGCGAGGCTTAAGGCTGAGTTGGCTCGGCTTAAGGTTCATCGGGGTGTGAGCCGGAATGAGGACCTGTTGGAAGTGGGATCCAGGCCTGGTCCAG TCTCCCAGCTGCCTCGATTTGTGCGTGTGAATACTCTCAAGACCTGCTCCGATGATGTAGTTGATTATTtcaagagacaaggtttctcctaTCAGGGTCGGGCTTCCAG CCTCGACGACTTACGAGCTCTCAAGGGGAAGCATTTTCTCCTGGACCCCTTGATGCCGGAGCTGCTGGTATTTCCCGCCCAGACAGATCTGCATGAACACCCACTGTACCGGGCCGGACACCTCATTCTGCAGGACAGG GCAAGCTGTCTCCCAGCCATGCTGCTGAACCCTCCGCCAGGCTCCCATGTCATTGATGCCTGTGCCGCCCCAGGCAATAAGACCAGTCACTTGGCTGCTCTTCTGAAGAACCAAGG GAAGATCTTTGCCTTTGACCTGGATGCCAAGCGGCTGGCATCAATGGCCACGCTGCTGGCCCGGGCTGGCATCTCCTGCTGTGAGCTGGCTGAGGAGGACTTCCTGGCGGTCTCCCCCTCAGACCCACGCTACCGTGAGGTCCACTATATCCTGCTGGATCCTTCCTGCAGTGGCTCAG GTATGCCGAGCAGACAGCTGGAGGAGCCCGGGGCAGGCACACCTAGCCCGGCGCGTCTGCATGCCCTGGCGGGGTTCCAGCAGCGAGCCCTGTGCCACGCGCTCACTTTCCCTTCCCTGAAGCGGCTCGTCTACTCCACGTGCTCCCTCTGCCAGGAGGAGAATGAAGACGTGGTGCGAGATGCGCTGCAGCAGAACCCTGGTGCCTTCAG GCTAGctcctgccctgcctgcctggcCCCACCGAGGCCTGAGCACATTCCCTGGTGCCGAGCACTGCCTCCGGGCCTCCCCTGAGACCACGCTCAGCGGTGGCTTCTTCATAGCCGTAATTGAACGGGTCGAGGCACCGAG TTCAGCCTCACAGGCCAAAGCATCAGCACCAGAGTGcacacccagcccagccccaaagagaaagaagagacagcAAAAAGCCGGAGCCGGTGCTTGCACGCCACCTTGCACATAG